A stretch of DNA from Flavobacteriaceae bacterium MAR_2009_75:
CCCAGTGAAGGACTCATTTTTCTGACCAATGATGGAGATATCGTGAATAAAATTTTGCGTGCCCGAAACCATCATGAAAAAGAATATCTGGTAACGGTCGATAAGCCGATTACACCTGATTTTATTGAGCGTATGAAAAACGGGGTTCCCATATTAGATACCATAACTCGTAAATGTGAAGTTGAACAAATCGGCCGTTTTGAATTTAAGATTATATTGACCCAAGGCTTAAACCGACAAATTCGAAGAATGTGCGAACACTTGGGCTATCAGGTCAAAAAGTTAAAAAGAATTCGTATCATGAATATTTCTTTAGATATTGCCGTAGGAAAATGGCGTGAGTTAACCCCCGCAGAATTAAATGAAATAAATCGATTGGTAGCCGACTCGTCTAAAACCCATTCTTGATAGAGTAAAGTTGACTAAAAGTTCACGTAAGCATAAAATTCAGTCTTAACTCACGGATCGCTTATTAGACAACTATCGAATTAATATAATAATTTAACACCATACGTCACTAAAAATCATTAACTTAGAAAGTATAACTTAACTACTCATATTCTTTCTATCATGATTCGAAAACTCAACATTAACTCAAAAAAAACCATAGTTTCTATACTATTTCTAGTGTTGTTCACGTTGGTCGTTGGCATCGAAAGAGCCAATGCTTTTTTTCAAGAAGAAACGCCGCAAGAATCTAATTTTAATCTCTATAGGGGTGAGGTTGTCGATTCTGACAGCAATAAGCCATTAGTATTTACATCGTTGATGGTCGAGAAATCGAATATTAGCACCATTACCAATACTGAAGGTGAATTTTCCATTAAGATTCCAGATAATATATCGAATGCCAATATTATTGTTTCTTTCCTCGGATACAAAACCAAAACAATTCCCCTTGCCCAATTAAAAAATGGCAAAAATCGAATTATGATGGATGTTTCGATTACAGAACTTCCAGAAATAAATATCAGCATACCGAAAGATGCCGAGCTTTTAGTTAGGGAAACCCTTAAAAAGAAGGGAGAGAACTATCTTAAAGACCCTACGTTAATGACTGCTTTTTACAGGGAAACCATTAAAAAAAGAAGAAAAAATGTATCTCTCTCCGAAGCGGTGGTAAACATATACAAAACACCCTATACTTCGCTGAAACAAGATGGTGTAAAACTCTACAAGGCTAGAAAAAGTACTGACTATGATAAGTTAGACACGGTAGCCCTTAAACTTCAAGGTGGGCCGTTCAATGCTTTGTTCGTAGATATAATGAAATACCCTGAGTACATTTTTTCAAATGAA
This window harbors:
- a CDS encoding ribosomal large subunit pseudouridine synthase F encodes the protein MQEPKETRINKYLSEAGYCSRRAADKLIDQGRVTINGVVPEMGTKITEGDEVRVDGHLIEEPQEKPIYLAFNKPIGIVCTTDTRVEKDNIIDFINYPKRIFPIGRLDKPSEGLIFLTNDGDIVNKILRARNHHEKEYLVTVDKPITPDFIERMKNGVPILDTITRKCEVEQIGRFEFKIILTQGLNRQIRRMCEHLGYQVKKLKRIRIMNISLDIAVGKWRELTPAELNEINRLVADSSKTHS
- a CDS encoding carboxypeptidase-like protein; the encoded protein is MIRKLNINSKKTIVSILFLVLFTLVVGIERANAFFQEETPQESNFNLYRGEVVDSDSNKPLVFTSLMVEKSNISTITNTEGEFSIKIPDNISNANIIVSFLGYKTKTIPLAQLKNGKNRIMMDVSITELPEINISIPKDAELLVRETLKKKGENYLKDPTLMTAFYRETIKKRRKNVSLSEAVVNIYKTPYTSLKQDGVKLYKARKSTDYDKLDTVALKLQGGPFNALFVDIMKYPEYIFSNELISNYNFKFDRSTRVNDRLIYVVTFAQKESILDPLYEGKLYIDAENKILTSAIYHLNITDKDLASRLFVRKKPRNARVWPNEVAYRVDYREKNGKWYYGYSNVLLEFKIDWDRRLFNSVYTMTCEMAVTDWKKNMAADYPKIRDRIKTSIILSDEAIGFADPDFWGEYNIIEPEKSIESAIKKIQRQLRRANSSGGTSIP